A region of the Pseudarthrobacter phenanthrenivorans Sphe3 genome:
CGCCTGGGACTGGTGGGCGTCAACGGCGCCGGCAAGACAACACTCCTCAAGCTGCTCAACGGAGAAATCCTTCCCGACGCCGGAAAGGTCAAGCGCGGCAAGACCGTGGTTACCGCTGTCCTGACGCAGGAGGTCAAGGAACTCGACGACGTCAAGGACCTGCGCGTCATCGAAGTGATTGAGCGGGAAAAGCGGTCCTTCAACGTGGGCGGCAAGGAATTCAGTGCAGGCCAGCTGGTGGAGCAGCTTGGCTTCACCAACGAGAAGCAGTGGACCCCGGTCAAGGACCTGTCCGGTGGTGAACGCCGCCGGCTCCAGCTCCTCCGGCTGCTGGTCGGCGAACCCAACGTGCTGATGCTCGACGAACCCACCAACGACCTCGACACCGACACCCTTGCTGCGGTGGAGGACGTCCTGGACGGCTGGCCCGGCACCCTGGTGGTTGTAAGCCACGACCGGTACCTGCTGGAACGCGTCACGGACCACCAGATGGCGCTCCTGGGTGACGGCAAGATCCGCGGCCTGCCCGGCGGCGTGGACCAGTACCTTGAGCTCCGGGAAGCAGCGCTGGCAGGCTCCACCGTCACCGGCGGCGGCAACCCCGTCACCAGCGCCGGGGCAACGGGCCCGGCTGCGGCGTCCGGCGGTCCCTCGGAGGCCGACAAGCGCGACGCCCGCAAGGCGCTTAACCGGATCGAACGGCAGCTCAAGAAACTCGATCAGCAGGAAAAGAAACTCCACGACGACATGGTCAAGAGCACGGAAAAGTCCGACTTCGACGCCCTCGCCGAACAGAACAGCCAGCTCAAGGACCTGGCTGAGGAAAAGGACGCCCTGGAACTCGAATGGCTCGAGGCATCGGAGCTCCTGGGCGACTAAGGGCCACTGCGCCGCGGACCTAACCGCGCAGTCAACCCTCCGACTTCAGCTCCGGGTCCTTCTTCAGGCCCGTCAGCCCGTTCCAGGCGAGGTTGACCAGGTGCGCCGCGACTGTGTGCTTGTCGGGCTGGCGGCTGTCCTGCCACCACTGGCCGGTCATAGCCACCATGCCAACCAGCATCTGGGCATACATGGCACCGTCCTGGGCGCTGAAGCCCCGCCGGTCGAACTCGTCGGCGAGGATGTGCTCCACTTTGGCCGTGACGTGGGAGAGCAGGGTGGAGAAGGCGCCTTCGGGCTGGGACGGCGGTGCATCGCGCATCAGGATCCGGAATCCTTCGGTGCGGTCCTCGATGTAGGTCAACAGGGCAAGGGCGGCGCGCTCCACCAGGACGCGGGGCTTGGCCTCCTGGGTCAGGGCCTCGTTGATGGCGTCCAGGAGGAGCCGGAACTCGTGGTCCACCACCTGGGTGTACAGCCCTTCCTTGGACCCGAAGTGTTCATAAATGACGGGCTTGGACACCCCGGCGCAGGCAGCTATTTCCTCGATGGTGGTCCCGTCGAGGCCGCGGACGGCGAAAAGGCCGCGTCCGACGTCGATCAGCTGGTTCCGCCGCTGCAGGCCTGTCATCCGTGTGCGCGGAGGGTTGTTGCTCACATTTCCATCATGCCCTACCGCTTCCGGCCGGAATTGCAGCGGCTGGACGGCCCGGGGACAGGGGGAGGGGCGCCCCGTGTCGCGCGGTGCCCCGAACCCGTGGCAAAATAAGGACTTGTGCCCGGGCCTCGCGCCTTCGGCATGGTCCGCTCTGGTGTAACGGCAGCACCCCGGCCTTTGGAGCCGTGGAGTATAGGTTCGAATCCTATGGGCGGAACTGCTGTGCATGGAGCGTTCAGCAGCAAGACATTCGGTGCCGCCTCCGATGTGGCCGGGCACTGTAAGCGCCAGCGTAACCAAGCAAGGAGAGCCAGTACGTGATCCCCGAGAATACCGGTCCGGCCGCAGTCATCGTCCTGGCGGCAGGCGCCGGTACACGGATGAAATCGCGTACTCCCAAGATCCTTCATGAGATTGGCGGCAGGTCCATGGTGGGCCACGCACTCCTGGCCGCACGGAGCATCAATCCACAGCAGCTGGCCATCGTGGTCCGCCACGAACGGGACCTGGTGGCACAGCATGTTGCGGCGCTGGATCCGGCCGCAGTCATCGTTGACCAGGATGATGTCCCGGGTACCGGCCGCGCCGTGGAAGTTGCGCTGCAGGCCCTGGACGCCGGGCAGGAGCTCACCGGCACTGTTGTGGTGACCTACGGCGATGTGCCGTTGCTGTCGGGGGAACTGCTGGCCGAACTGGTCGCTACCCATGAGCGTGAAGCGAACGCCGTGACGGTCCTGACCGCCGTCCTGGATGATGCCACCGGGTACGGCCGGATCCTCCGCGGGGAGGACGGAACCGTTACCGGCATCCGTGAGCACAAGGACTCCTCCGACGCTGAACGGCTCATCCGGGAAGTGAATTCGGGCATCTACGCTTTTGACGCCGCCGTCCTGCGGGACGCACTGGCCCACGTCACCACCGACAACTCCCAGGGCGAGAAGTACCTGACTGATGTCCTTGGGCTGGCCCGCCAGGCGGGCGGCCGCGTTGCCGCCGTCGTCACCGCCGACCGCTGGCAGGTGGAAGGTGCCAATGACCGGGTCCAGCTTGCTGCCTTGGGAGCCGAGCTGAACCGCCGCATCGTCGAGGCGTGGATGCGCGCCGGCGTCACCGTGGTGGATCCCGCCACCACTTGGATCGACTCCTCAGTCACCCTGGACGAGGACGTCCGCATCCTTCCCAACACGCAGCTCCATGGCGCCACCACCGTGGCCAGGGACGCCGTCGTCGGCCCCGACACTACCCTGACGGATGTCACCATCGGTGAGGGCGCAAAAGTTACCCGCACGCACGGTTCCGGTGCCGCCATCGGTGCCGGCGCCGCCGTCGGGCCCTTCACCTACCTGCGGCCCGGCACGGTCCTGGGCGAGACCGGCAAGATCGGCGCGTTCTACGAGACAAAGAACGTGACCATCGGCCGCGGCTCCAAGCTGTCCCACCTCGGCTACGCCGGCGACGCCGAAATCGGCGAGGACACCAACATCGGCTGCGGCAACATCACGGCAAACTACGACGGCGAGATGAAGCACCGCACTGTCATCGGCTCCGGCGTCCGCACCGGTTCCAACACGGTCTTTGTTGCCCCGGTCACCGTGGGGGACGGTGCCTACAGCGGCGCCGGCGCGGTAATCCGCAAGGACGTGCCGGCCGGAGCGCTGGCGCTGACCGTAGCCGCCCAGCGCAACACCGAAGGCTGGGTTGCCGCCAACCGCCCGGGCACCCGCTCCGCCGAACTGGCCCAGGCAGCCACCACAGATTCCTCAAGTACCCCGGCATCTACAGAAGAGGGCAAGTAACATGAGCGAAATTACGGCGCGCGGCGAGAAGAAACTGGTGCTCGCCACCGGCCGGGCCCACCCCGAACTGGCCCGGGAGATCGCCAAGGAGCTCGGTACGGACCTGCTGCCCGTGGATGCCTACGACTTCGCCAACGGTGAGATCTACGTCCGCGCCGGCGAGAGCGTGCGCGGAACGGACGCGTTTGTCATCCAGGCGCACCCGGCCCCGCTGAACAACTGGCTCATGGAACAGCTGATCATGATCGATTCGCTCAAGCGGGCCTCGGCCAAGCGCATCACCGTTGTTTCGCCCTTCTACCCCTATGCCCGCCAGGATAAGAAGGGCCGCGGCCGCGAACCCATTTCGGCCCGCCTGGTGGCGGACCTGTACAAGACGGCCGGCGCGGACCGCATCATGAGCGTGGACCTGCACACGTCCCAGATCCAGGGCTTCTTTGACGGCCCCGTGGACCACCTCATGGCCATCCCGCTGCTCGCCGACTACATCCGGACCCGTGTGGACGCCGAGAACGTCACGGTTGTCTCCCCGGATACCGGACGCGTCCGGGTCGCTGAGCAGTGGGCCGAACGCCTCGGCGGAGCCCCGCTAGCGTTCGTGCACAAGATGCGCGACCTGACGGTGCCCAACCAAGCGGTTTCCAAAACCGTGGTAGGCCAGATCGAGGGTCG
Encoded here:
- a CDS encoding TetR/AcrR family transcriptional regulator, whose protein sequence is MSNNPPRTRMTGLQRRNQLIDVGRGLFAVRGLDGTTIEEIAACAGVSKPVIYEHFGSKEGLYTQVVDHEFRLLLDAINEALTQEAKPRVLVERAALALLTYIEDRTEGFRILMRDAPPSQPEGAFSTLLSHVTAKVEHILADEFDRRGFSAQDGAMYAQMLVGMVAMTGQWWQDSRQPDKHTVAAHLVNLAWNGLTGLKKDPELKSEG
- the glmU gene encoding bifunctional UDP-N-acetylglucosamine diphosphorylase/glucosamine-1-phosphate N-acetyltransferase GlmU — translated: MIPENTGPAAVIVLAAGAGTRMKSRTPKILHEIGGRSMVGHALLAARSINPQQLAIVVRHERDLVAQHVAALDPAAVIVDQDDVPGTGRAVEVALQALDAGQELTGTVVVTYGDVPLLSGELLAELVATHEREANAVTVLTAVLDDATGYGRILRGEDGTVTGIREHKDSSDAERLIREVNSGIYAFDAAVLRDALAHVTTDNSQGEKYLTDVLGLARQAGGRVAAVVTADRWQVEGANDRVQLAALGAELNRRIVEAWMRAGVTVVDPATTWIDSSVTLDEDVRILPNTQLHGATTVARDAVVGPDTTLTDVTIGEGAKVTRTHGSGAAIGAGAAVGPFTYLRPGTVLGETGKIGAFYETKNVTIGRGSKLSHLGYAGDAEIGEDTNIGCGNITANYDGEMKHRTVIGSGVRTGSNTVFVAPVTVGDGAYSGAGAVIRKDVPAGALALTVAAQRNTEGWVAANRPGTRSAELAQAATTDSSSTPASTEEGK
- a CDS encoding ribose-phosphate diphosphokinase, translated to MSEITARGEKKLVLATGRAHPELAREIAKELGTDLLPVDAYDFANGEIYVRAGESVRGTDAFVIQAHPAPLNNWLMEQLIMIDSLKRASAKRITVVSPFYPYARQDKKGRGREPISARLVADLYKTAGADRIMSVDLHTSQIQGFFDGPVDHLMAIPLLADYIRTRVDAENVTVVSPDTGRVRVAEQWAERLGGAPLAFVHKMRDLTVPNQAVSKTVVGQIEGRTCVLIDDMIDTGGTISGAVQVLKNAGAKDVIIAATHAVFSDPAAKRLSESGAREVVVTNTLPLTSSQRFPQLTVLSIAPLIARAVREVFDDGSVTSLFDGNA